From Microcystis aeruginosa NIES-2549, a single genomic window includes:
- a CDS encoding Calx-beta domain-containing protein has protein sequence MPEPNFPQDPTFVPASSNPFGLTNVGDYAMPTLVDIDGDGDLDAFVGNGAGNTLFYRNTGSASAPAFAAPSTNPYGLTNVVNGAMPTFVDIDNDGDLDAFVGSHYGDTRFYRNTGSASAPTFATPSINPFGLVNVGNGAAPTFVDIDGDGDLDAFVGDSAGNIRFYRNTGSASAPAFATASTNPFGLTDVGSFAKPTFVDIDGDGDLDALVGNLAGNTLFYRNTGSASAPTFAAASTNPFGLANVGLYAKPALADIDGDGDLDAFIGNSAGNTLFYQNVPWLAIAATTAIQTEGDTGTKAFTFTVTRSGDTSDSSSVNWAVTGTGTNQANAADFGVTLPSGTVNFAANETSQVITVNVSGDTDFEANEGFTVTLSSPTNAYITTATATGTITNDDLPSITLAVAPGSVNEDGTTNLVYTFTRTGPTTNALTVNYSITGTADSSDYSGATPGTGKTITFAANSATVTVTVDPVFDLTFEPDETVVFTLTEGTGYTVGTASTATGTITNDDPGLAIAATNAIQTEGDTGTKAFTFTVTRSGKTSGTSSANWAVTGTGTNPANATDFGGILPSGTVSFAANETSKTITVNVSGDIDIETNEGFTVTLSSPTNATITTATATGTILNDDPKIALSNTLLQVTEDGATATYTVVLNDAPTADVILTLNPGRQLSLSQTSLTFTSANWDTPQTVTVTAVNDTIGEGPHRGVISTTVSSSDSVYNGIPVANVLAQITDNDIAQQDPTFAPASTNPFGLPDAGDYTTPTLVDIDNDGDLDAFVGDFFGNTLFYRNTGSASAPAFAAGSTNPFGLTDVGLYAAPTFVDIDGDGDLDAFIGNEEGNTLFYRNTGSASAPTFAAPSTNPFGLTDVIYDAVPTLVDIDDDGDLDAFIGNYYGNTLFYRNTGSASAPAFATPSTNPFGLTNVVTYAQPTFVDIDGDGDLDAFIGNELGNTLFYRNTGSASAPTFAAPSYNPFGLTDVVYDAAPTLVDIDGDGDLDAFIGNWVGNTLFYENVPWLAIAATNASQTEGDTGTKAFTFTVTRSGDTSDSSSVNWAVTVTGTNQANAADFGETLPSGTVNFAANETSQTITVNVSGDTDFEANEGFTVTLSSPTNAYITTATATGTITNDDLPSITLAVAPGSVTEDGTTNLVYTFTRTGPTTNALTVNYSITGTADSSDYIGATPGAGKTITFAAGSATAPTVTVNPTTDTIVEPDETVVFTLTEGTGYTLGTASTATGTITNDDTSVTVAVAPGSVTEDGTPNLVYTFTRSGVTTNALTVNYTVSGTADSSDYSGATPGTGKTITFAAGSETATVTVDPTTDTTMEPDETVILTLAGGTGYTVGTANTATGTITNDDFPIITLAVAPGSVTENGTTNLVYTFTRTGLTTNALTVNYSITGTADSSDYSGVTPGDGKTITFLAGSTTATVTVDPTADTIVEPDETVIFTLTEGTGYTLGTASTATGTITNDDTALAIAATDASETEGDTGTKAFTFTVTRSGNTSGTSSANWAVTGTGTNPANTTDFGGILPSGTVSFAANETSKVITVNVSGDATIEPDEGFTVTLSSPTNATITTATATGTILNDDPGIILSNTLLQVTESGATATYTVALKGAPTADVILALNPGNQLSLSQTSLTFTSANWNTPQTVTVTAVNDTIGEGPHRGVITTTVSSSDSGYNGRSIPNVVAQITDNDIAQQDPTFAPASTNPFGLTDVLSFSHPALVDIDGDGDLDAFVSNFDGNTLFYRNTGSASAPTFAAPSTNPFGLTTVAVAAAPTFVDIDGDGDLDAFVGNGDGNILFYRNTGSASAPTFAARSTNPFGLTDLGANAKPTFVDIDNDGDLDAFAGNSDGNIVFYRNTGSASAPTFAAPSTNPFGLTNVGLYAKPTLVDIDGDGDLDAFVGNSLGNTLFYRNTGSASAPTFAAPSTNPFGLTKVSTFVKPTLVDIDGDGDLDAFVGEEFGNTLFYQNVPWLAIAATNASQTEGDTGTKAFTFTVTRTGDTSDSSSVNWAVTGTGTNPANATDFGVTLPSGTVNFAANETSQTITVNVSGDTDVELDEGFTVTLSSPTNAYITTATATGTITNDDLPGITLAVAPGSVNEDGTTNLVYTFTRTGLINNPLTVNYSITGTAESSDYSGATPGTGKTITFAANSATATVTVDPTADTIVEPDETVIFTLTEGTGYTLGTASTATGTITNDDTSVTVAVAPGSVTEDGTTNLVYTFTRTGLTTNPLTVNYTVSGTATNGTDYASIPTSVNFLAGSATATVTVDPTTDTTMEPDETVILTLAGGTGYTVGTANTATGTIQNDDDDPALAITPSTLSQTEGNTGTKAFTFTVTRSGDTSGSSSANWTVTGTGTNQANATDFVGGTLPSGTVSFAANETSQIITVNVSGDTTVETNEEFTVTLSNPTNATITTAAATGTIQNDDDDPALAITPSTLSQTEGNTGTKAFTFTVNRSGNTTGTSSANWTVTGTGTNQANATDFVGGILPSGTVSFAANETSQIITVNVSGDTTVEPDEGFTVTLDTPTNATITTAAATGTIQNDDDDPALAITPSTLSQTEGNTGTKAFTFTVNRSGNTTGTSSANWTVTGTGTNQANATDFVGGILPSGTVSFAANETSQIITVNVSGDTTVEPDEGFTVTLDTPTNATITTATATGTIQNDDDDPALAITPSTLSQTEGNTGTKAFTFTVTRSGNTTGTSSANWTVTGTGTNQANATDFVGGTLPSGTVSFAANETSQIITVNVSGDTTVETNEEFTVTLSNPTNATITTATATGTIQNDDDDPALAITPSTLSQTEGNTGTKAFTFTVTRSGDTSGSSSANWTVTGTGTNQANATDFVGGILPSGTVSFAANETSQTITVNVSGDTTVEPDEGFTVTLDTPTNATITTATATGTIQNDDDDPALAITPSTLSQTEGNTGTKAFTFTVTRSGDTSGSSSANWTVTGTGTNQANATDFVGGILPSGTVSFAANETSQTITVNVSGDTTVEPDEGFTVTLDTPTNATITTATATGTIQNDDTNTNQAPVITSSNSATVLENASISTLIYTAAATDTDGPVNQIVWSLGGNDASAFTIGSNNGEVRLKASADYETKSSYSIDVIATDQNGSGVSTNKTVTIGVIDQAVFSINNVTVNENAGTAIFTVTATDPISNGTSTATVNYATANGTAFGSTIANGDYVSTSGSLSFGTGDSSKTISVVINDDTLYEPTPETFSVNLSNPTNGAIANSTSTGTINDNDSLPIISAQPSQVLEGNSGTTTQLIFQVSLSARSGQDVSVDYSVTAGTATAGNDYVSTSGTLRLTAGTLSGLTGGQDLSKHCPQRF, from the coding sequence ATGCCTGAACCAAACTTCCCTCAAGATCCCACCTTCGTCCCCGCCTCCAGCAACCCCTTCGGTCTAACGAATGTGGGTGATTATGCCATGCCGACGTTAGTGGATATTGACGGCGACGGCGACCTCGATGCCTTCGTCGGAAATGGGGCTGGCAATACCCTGTTTTATCGGAATACGGGAAGTGCCAGTGCGCCTGCCTTCGCTGCTCCCTCCACCAACCCCTACGGTCTGACGAATGTGGTAAATGGTGCCATGCCGACGTTTGTCGATATTGACAACGACGGCGACCTGGATGCCTTCGTCGGCAGCCACTATGGCGATACGCGGTTTTATCGCAATACGGGGAGTGCGAGTGCGCCCACCTTCGCTACTCCCTCCATCAACCCCTTCGGTCTGGTAAATGTGGGAAATGGTGCCGCGCCGACGTTTGTGGATATTGACGGCGACGGCGACCTGGATGCCTTTGTTGGCGACTCGGCTGGCAATATACGGTTTTATCGCAATACGGGGAGTGCGAGTGCCCCCGCCTTCGCTACTGCCTCCACCAACCCCTTCGGTCTGACGGATGTGGGTAGTTTTGCCAAGCCGACGTTTGTGGATATTGACGGCGACGGCGACCTGGATGCCTTGGTCGGCAACTTGGCGGGCAATACCCTGTTTTATCGCAATACGGGGAGTGCCAGTGCGCCCACCTTCGCTGCTGCCTCCACCAATCCCTTCGGTCTGGCGAATGTGGGTTTGTATGCCAAGCCGGCGTTAGCGGATATTGACGGCGACGGCGACCTGGATGCCTTTATTGGCAACTCGGCGGGCAACACGCTGTTTTATCAGAATGTTCCTTGGTTAGCGATTGCGGCGACGACTGCCATTCAAACCGAAGGAGATACAGGGACAAAAGCCTTTACCTTTACCGTCACCCGCAGTGGGGATACCTCTGATAGCAGTAGCGTCAACTGGGCTGTTACCGGGACTGGGACTAATCAGGCCAATGCTGCCGACTTTGGAGTAACTTTACCGTCAGGGACAGTAAATTTTGCCGCCAATGAAACCAGTCAAGTCATCACCGTCAATGTGTCAGGAGACACCGACTTTGAAGCTAATGAAGGGTTTACCGTCACCCTTTCTAGCCCGACGAATGCCTATATTACGACAGCAACGGCGACGGGAACAATTACGAATGACGATTTACCTAGCATCACCCTTGCGGTTGCGCCTGGAAGTGTTAATGAAGATGGGACAACAAATCTGGTTTATACCTTCACCCGTACAGGACCAACAACCAATGCTTTGACGGTCAACTACAGCATCACCGGAACAGCCGATAGCAGCGACTACAGTGGAGCAACCCCCGGAACCGGAAAAACCATCACCTTCGCGGCTAATTCTGCAACTGTGACTGTAACGGTTGACCCCGTTTTTGATCTAACATTTGAACCGGATGAAACCGTCGTTTTCACCCTCACTGAGGGAACCGGTTATACAGTAGGTACGGCGAGCACAGCGACGGGAACAATTACAAATGACGATCCTGGCTTAGCGATTGCGGCGACGAATGCAATTCAAACTGAAGGAGATACAGGGACAAAAGCCTTTACCTTTACCGTCACCCGCAGTGGGAAAACCTCTGGTACCAGTAGCGCCAACTGGGCTGTTACCGGGACTGGGACTAACCCAGCCAATGCTACTGACTTTGGGGGAATCTTACCTTCTGGGACAGTGAGTTTTGCCGCCAATGAAACCAGTAAAACCATCACCGTCAATGTGTCAGGAGACATCGACATTGAAACTAATGAAGGGTTTACCGTCACCCTTTCTAGCCCGACGAATGCCACGATTACCACAGCAACGGCGACGGGAACAATTCTCAATGATGATCCCAAAATCGCCCTCAGCAATACACTACTGCAAGTAACCGAAGACGGCGCAACAGCCACCTATACCGTTGTTCTTAACGATGCTCCCACAGCAGATGTCATCCTTACCCTGAATCCGGGCAGACAGTTAAGCCTGAGTCAGACAAGCCTGACCTTCACCTCGGCTAACTGGGATACCCCCCAAACTGTGACTGTAACCGCAGTCAATGACACGATTGGGGAAGGACCGCACCGGGGCGTAATTAGCACCACAGTCAGCAGTAGCGACAGTGTCTATAACGGCATACCTGTTGCTAACGTCCTTGCCCAAATCACCGATAACGACATCGCGCAACAAGATCCCACCTTCGCCCCTGCCTCCACCAACCCCTTCGGTCTGCCGGATGCGGGTGATTATACCACGCCGACGTTAGTGGATATTGACAACGACGGCGACCTGGATGCCTTTGTCGGCGACTTCTTTGGTAATACGCTGTTTTATCGGAATACGGGAAGTGCGAGTGCGCCTGCCTTCGCTGCTGGCTCCACCAACCCCTTCGGTCTGACGGATGTGGGTTTGTATGCCGCGCCGACGTTTGTGGATATTGACGGCGACGGCGACCTGGATGCTTTCATCGGAAACGAAGAGGGCAATACGCTGTTTTATCGGAATACGGGGAGTGCCAGCGCCCCCACCTTCGCTGCTCCCTCCACCAACCCCTTCGGTCTGACGGATGTGATTTATGATGCCGTGCCGACGTTAGTGGATATTGACGACGACGGCGACCTGGATGCCTTTATTGGCAACTACTATGGCAATACGCTGTTTTATCGCAATACCGGGAGTGCCAGTGCGCCTGCCTTCGCTACTCCCTCCACCAACCCCTTCGGTCTGACGAATGTGGTTACTTATGCCCAGCCGACGTTTGTGGATATTGACGGCGACGGCGACTTGGATGCTTTCATCGGCAACGAGCTTGGCAATACGCTGTTTTATCGCAATACGGGGAGTGCCAGTGCGCCCACCTTCGCTGCTCCCTCTTACAACCCATTCGGTCTGACGGATGTGGTTTATGATGCCGCGCCGACGTTAGTGGATATTGACGGCGACGGCGACCTGGATGCCTTTATTGGCAACTGGGTGGGCAACACGCTGTTTTATGAGAATGTTCCTTGGTTAGCGATTGCGGCGACTAATGCCAGCCAAACCGAAGGAGATACAGGGACAAAAGCCTTTACCTTTACCGTCACCCGCAGTGGGGATACCTCTGATAGCAGTAGCGTCAACTGGGCTGTTACCGTGACTGGGACTAATCAGGCCAATGCTGCCGACTTTGGGGAAACCTTACCGTCAGGGACGGTGAATTTTGCCGCCAATGAAACCAGTCAAACCATCACCGTCAATGTGTCAGGAGACACCGACTTTGAAGCTAACGAAGGGTTTACCGTCACCCTTTCTAGCCCGACGAATGCCTATATTACGACAGCAACGGCGACGGGAACAATTACGAATGACGATTTACCTAGCATCACCCTTGCGGTTGCGCCTGGAAGTGTTACCGAAGACGGGACAACAAATCTGGTTTATACATTTACCCGTACAGGACCAACAACCAATGCTTTGACGGTCAACTACAGCATCACCGGAACAGCCGATAGCAGCGACTACATTGGAGCAACCCCCGGAGCCGGAAAAACCATCACCTTCGCGGCTGGATCAGCGACTGCACCGACTGTAACGGTTAACCCCACTACTGACACAATAGTTGAACCGGATGAAACCGTCGTTTTCACCCTCACTGAGGGAACCGGTTATACCTTAGGTACGGCGAGCACAGCGACGGGAACAATTACAAATGACGATACCAGTGTTACGGTTGCGGTTGCGCCTGGAAGTGTTACCGAAGACGGAACACCAAATCTGGTTTATACCTTCACCCGTAGTGGAGTAACGACTAATGCTTTGACGGTTAACTATACAGTCAGTGGTACAGCCGATAGCAGCGACTACAGTGGAGCAACCCCCGGAACCGGAAAAACCATCACCTTCGCGGCTGGGTCAGAGACTGCGACGGTAACGGTTGACCCCACTACTGACACAACAATGGAACCGGATGAAACCGTCATTTTGACCCTCGCTGGGGGAACCGGTTATACAGTAGGTACGGCGAACACAGCGACGGGAACAATTACGAATGACGATTTCCCTATCATCACCCTTGCGGTTGCGCCTGGAAGTGTTACCGAAAATGGGACAACAAATCTGGTTTATACCTTCACCCGTACAGGACTAACAACCAATGCTTTGACGGTTAACTACAGCATCACCGGAACAGCCGATAGCAGCGACTACAGTGGAGTAACCCCGGGAGACGGAAAAACCATCACCTTCTTGGCTGGGTCAACGACTGCGACGGTAACGGTTGACCCCACTGCTGACACAATAGTTGAACCGGATGAAACCGTCATTTTCACCCTCACTGAGGGAACCGGTTATACCTTAGGTACGGCGAGCACAGCGACGGGAACAATTACGAATGATGATACTGCCTTAGCGATTGCGGCGACTGATGCCAGCGAAACTGAAGGAGATACAGGGACAAAAGCCTTTACCTTTACCGTCACCCGCAGTGGGAATACCTCTGGTACCAGTAGCGCTAACTGGGCTGTTACCGGGACTGGGACTAACCCAGCCAATACTACTGACTTTGGGGGAATCTTACCTTCTGGGACAGTGAGTTTTGCCGCCAATGAAACCAGTAAAGTCATCACCGTCAATGTATCAGGAGACGCGACTATTGAACCCGATGAAGGGTTTACCGTCACCCTTTCTAGTCCGACGAATGCCACGATTACGACAGCAACGGCGACGGGAACAATTCTCAATGATGATCCCGGAATCATCCTCAGCAATACACTACTGCAAGTAACCGAAAGCGGCGCAACAGCCACCTATACCGTTGCTCTAAAGGGGGCTCCCACAGCAGATGTCATCCTTGCCCTGAATCCGGGCAACCAGTTAAGCCTGAGTCAGACAAGCCTGACCTTCACCTCGGCTAACTGGAATACCCCTCAAACTGTGACTGTAACCGCAGTCAATGACACGATTGGGGAAGGGCCGCACCGGGGCGTAATTACCACCACAGTCAGCAGTAGCGACAGTGGCTATAACGGCAGAAGTATCCCTAACGTCGTTGCCCAAATTACCGATAATGACATCGCGCAACAAGATCCCACCTTCGCCCCTGCCTCCACCAACCCCTTCGGTCTGACGGATGTGCTTAGTTTTTCCCATCCGGCGTTAGTGGATATTGACGGCGACGGCGACCTGGATGCCTTTGTCAGCAACTTCGATGGCAATACGCTGTTTTATCGGAATACAGGGAGTGCGAGTGCGCCCACCTTCGCCGCTCCCTCCACCAACCCCTTCGGTCTGACGACTGTGGCGGTGGCTGCCGCGCCGACGTTTGTGGATATTGACGGCGACGGCGACCTGGATGCCTTCGTCGGCAACGGAGACGGCAATATACTGTTTTATCGGAATACGGGGAGTGCCAGTGCGCCCACCTTCGCTGCTCGCTCCACCAACCCCTTCGGTCTGACAGATTTAGGTGCTAATGCCAAGCCGACGTTTGTGGATATTGACAACGACGGCGACCTGGATGCCTTCGCCGGAAACAGCGATGGCAATATAGTGTTTTATCGGAATACGGGAAGTGCGAGTGCGCCCACCTTCGCTGCTCCCTCCACCAACCCCTTCGGTCTGACGAATGTGGGTTTGTATGCCAAGCCGACGTTAGTGGATATTGACGGCGACGGCGACCTGGATGCCTTCGTTGGCAACTCCCTTGGCAATACGCTGTTTTATCGGAATACGGGGAGTGCCAGTGCGCCCACCTTCGCTGCTCCCTCCACCAACCCCTTCGGTCTGACGAAGGTGTCTACTTTTGTCAAGCCGACGTTAGTGGATATTGACGGCGACGGCGACCTGGATGCCTTTGTCGGAGAAGAATTTGGCAACACGCTGTTTTATCAGAATGTTCCTTGGTTAGCGATTGCGGCGACTAATGCCAGCCAAACCGAAGGAGATACAGGGACAAAAGCCTTTACCTTTACCGTCACCCGCACTGGGGATACCTCTGATAGCAGTAGCGTCAACTGGGCTGTTACCGGGACTGGGACTAATCCAGCCAATGCTACTGACTTTGGAGTAACTTTACCGTCAGGGACGGTGAATTTTGCCGCCAATGAAACCAGTCAAACCATCACCGTCAATGTGTCAGGAGACACCGACGTTGAACTCGATGAAGGGTTTACCGTCACCCTTTCTAGCCCGACGAACGCCTATATTACGACAGCAACGGCGACGGGAACAATTACGAATGACGATTTACCTGGCATCACCCTTGCGGTTGCGCCTGGAAGTGTTAATGAAGATGGGACAACAAATCTGGTTTATACCTTCACCCGTACAGGACTAATAAACAATCCTTTGACGGTCAACTACAGCATCACCGGAACAGCCGAGAGCAGCGACTACAGTGGAGCAACCCCCGGAACCGGAAAAACCATCACCTTCGCGGCTAATTCTGCAACTGCGACTGTAACGGTTGACCCCACTGCTGACACAATAGTTGAACCGGATGAAACCGTCATTTTCACCCTGACTGAGGGAACCGGTTATACCTTAGGTACGGCGAGCACAGCGACGGGAACAATTACAAATGACGATACCAGTGTTACGGTTGCGGTTGCGCCTGGAAGTGTTACCGAAGACGGGACAACAAATCTGGTTTATACCTTCACCCGTACAGGACTAACAACCAATCCTTTGACGGTTAACTATACAGTCAGTGGTACAGCAACCAATGGAACCGATTACGCTTCTATTCCCACCAGTGTCAACTTCTTGGCTGGGTCAGCGACTGCGACTGTAACGGTTGACCCCACTACTGACACAACAATGGAACCGGATGAAACCGTCATTTTGACCCTCGCTGGGGGAACCGGTTATACAGTAGGTACGGCGAACACAGCGACGGGAACAATTCAAAATGATGATGATGATCCAGCTTTGGCAATCACCCCCTCGACTCTCAGCCAAACCGAAGGAAATACAGGGACAAAAGCCTTTACCTTCACCGTCACTCGTAGTGGGGATACCTCTGGTAGCAGTAGCGCCAACTGGACTGTTACCGGGACTGGGACTAATCAGGCCAATGCTACTGACTTTGTTGGGGGAACCTTACCGTCAGGGACAGTGAGTTTTGCCGCCAATGAAACCAGTCAAATCATCACCGTCAATGTCTCAGGAGACACGACTGTTGAAACAAATGAAGAGTTTACCGTCACCCTTTCTAACCCGACCAATGCCACAATTACCACAGCAGCGGCGACGGGAACAATTCAAAATGATGATGATGATCCAGCTTTGGCAATCACCCCCTCGACTCTCAGCCAAACCGAAGGAAATACAGGGACAAAAGCCTTTACCTTCACCGTCAACCGCAGTGGGAATACCACTGGTACCAGTAGCGCCAACTGGACTGTTACCGGGACTGGGACTAACCAAGCCAATGCTACTGACTTTGTTGGGGGAATCTTACCTTCTGGGACAGTGAGTTTTGCCGCCAATGAAACCAGTCAAATCATCACCGTCAATGTCTCAGGAGACACGACTGTTGAACCCGATGAAGGGTTTACTGTCACCCTTGACACCCCGACCAATGCCACAATTACCACAGCAGCGGCGACGGGAACAATTCAAAATGATGATGATGATCCAGCTTTGGCAATCACCCCCTCGACTCTCAGCCAAACCGAAGGAAATACAGGGACAAAAGCCTTTACCTTCACCGTCAACCGCAGTGGGAATACCACTGGTACCAGTAGCGCCAACTGGACTGTTACCGGGACTGGGACTAACCAAGCCAATGCTACTGACTTTGTTGGGGGAATCTTACCTTCTGGGACAGTGAGTTTTGCCGCCAATGAAACCAGTCAAATCATCACCGTCAATGTCTCAGGAGACACGACTGTTGAACCCGATGAAGGGTTTACTGTCACCCTTGACACCCCGACCAATGCCACGATTACTACAGCAACGGCGACGGGAACAATTCAAAATGATGATGATGATCCAGCTTTGGCAATCACCCCCTCGACTCTCAGCCAAACCGAAGGAAATACAGGGACAAAAGCCTTTACCTTCACCGTCACTCGCAGTGGGAATACCACTGGTACCAGTAGCGCCAACTGGACTGTTACCGGGACTGGGACTAATCAGGCCAATGCTACTGACTTTGTTGGGGGAACCTTACCGTCAGGGACAGTGAGTTTTGCCGCCAATGAAACCAGTCAAATCATCACCGTCAATGTCTCAGGAGACACGACTGTTGAAACAAATGAAGAGTTTACCGTCACCCTTTCTAACCCGACCAATGCCACGATTACTACAGCAACGGCGACGGGAACAATTCAAAATGATGATGATGATCCAGCTTTGGCAATCACCCCCTCGACTCTCAGCCAAACCGAAGGAAATACAGGGACAAAAGCCTTTACCTTCACCGTCACTCGTAGTGGGGATACCTCTGGTAGCAGTAGCGCCAACTGGACTGTTACCGGGACTGGGACTAACCAAGCCAATGCTACTGACTTTGTTGGGGGAATCTTACCTTCTGGGACAGTGAGTTTTGCCGCCAATGAAACCAGTCAAACCATCACCGTCAATGTCTCAGGAGACACGACTGTTGAACCCGATGAAGGGTTTACTGTCACCCTTGACACCCCGACCAATGCCACGATTACTACAGCAACGGCGACGGGAACAATTCAAAATGATGATGATGATCCAGCTTTGGCAATCACCCCCTCGACTCTCAGCCAAACCGAAGGAAATACAGGGACAAAAGCCTTTACCTTCACCGTCACTCGTAGTGGGGATACCTCTGGTAGCAGTAGCGCCAACTGGACTGTTACCGGGACTGGGACTAACCAAGCCAATGCTACTGACTTTGTTGGGGGAATCTTACCTTCTGGGACAGTGAGTTTTGCCGCCAATGAAACCAGTCAAACCATCACCGTCAATGTCTCAGGAGACACGACTGTTGAACCCGATGAAGGGTTTACTGTCACCCTTGACACCCCGACCAATGCCACGATTACTACAGCAACGGCGACGGGAACAATTCAAAATGATGATACAAATACAAACCAAGCACCCGTCATCACCAGCAGCAACAGCGCTACGGTACTAGAAAATGCCTCCATCAGCACCCTCATCTATACCGCCGCCGCCACCGATACCGATGGCCCAGTTAACCAAATCGTTTGGAGTCTAGGCGGAAACGATGCCAGTGCCTTCACAATTGGCAGTAATAACGGAGAAGTACGTCTCAAAGCCTCCGCAGATTACGAAACTAAATCTAGCTACAGTATTGATGTCATTGCCACCGATCAAAACGGCAGTGGGGTATCAACCAACAAAACCGTTACCATCGGGGTCATTGACCAAGCCGTATTCAGCATTAACAATGTAACAGTCAATGAAAATGCTGGCACTGCCATCTTTACCGTCACCGCCACCGATCCAATTAGTAACGGAACCAGCACTGCTACAGTCAACTATGCCACCGCCAACGGAACGGCTTTCGGCAGTACCATTGCTAATGGAGACTACGTCAGCACCAGCGGTAGCCTTAGCTTTGGCACGGGAGATAGCAGTAAAACGATTAGTGTGGTAATCAACGACGATACCCTCTACGAACCCACCCCGGAAACCTTCAGCGTTAATCTCAGCAACCCGACCAACGGGGCGATCGCCAACAGTACCAGCACTGGGACAATCAACGATAATGATTCACTTCCCATCATCTCGGCACAACCTTCCCAAGTGCTGGAAGGCAATAGCGGCACAACAACCCAGTTGATCTTCCAAGTCAGCCTCTCTGCTCGTAGTGGGCAAGATGTGAGTGTCGATTATAGTGTCACTGCGGGAACCGCCACGGCTGGCAATGATTATGTCAGCACTAGCGGCACACTTCGCCTCACTGCCGGTACTCTTTCCGGGCTGACAGGGGGACAAGACCTCTCAAAGCATTGTCCACAAAGGTTTTGA
- a CDS encoding zinc ribbon domain-containing protein → MAVPPHFTSQDCSVCGTRVQKTLSTRTHQCPNCKTILDRDHNAAINILKKGLKYLGNHLNASTLRRSFGGHFAVRLCSPSKSRH, encoded by the coding sequence ATTGCTGTTCCTCCCCATTTCACTAGCCAAGATTGTTCAGTTTGTGGGACGAGAGTTCAAAAAACATTAAGCACTAGAACTCATCAATGTCCTAACTGTAAAACAATCTTAGATAGGGATCATAATGCAGCAATAAATATTCTTAAAAAAGGGTTAAAATATTTGGGAAATCATCTCAATGCCTCGACCCTTCGGCGGAGCTTCGGGGGCCATTTCGCGGTTCGACTTTGCTCACCGTCGAAGTCGAGGCATTGA